One stretch of Corynebacterium auriscanis DNA includes these proteins:
- a CDS encoding SDR family oxidoreductase, whose translation MEKPQKPWNEYESTENRAGHTELGQHGLRDEGERRDRSDRKVAVITGAGSGLGRLFAQELARKGWSIVAVGRTRSSLEETIASLEKSLSDGFNEENSTGQNETNTQTQQPTTGAHPTGQNDVNAQTRQPTTGTHPTGQNDVNAQVEPGTPASPHEAHAHRHLAVTCDVGDEVGVEKMFEEATATFGRLDLLVNNAGAPGPTGEIDTINIEDFDRTVRTNLRGAFLCTQGAFAWMKAHGGGRIINNGSIAATRPRPAAATYAATKAAIASLTVSTNLDGRPYAIRATELDIGNARTDLLGSFTSSEPMFDATRAAQLLASVADLPLDVCVDQVTVTAAGMPYLGRG comes from the coding sequence ATGGAAAAACCGCAGAAGCCGTGGAACGAGTACGAATCAACAGAGAATCGCGCGGGGCATACAGAGCTGGGACAGCACGGACTGCGGGATGAGGGCGAGCGGCGAGATCGCTCGGACCGGAAAGTGGCCGTCATTACCGGCGCTGGGTCTGGACTGGGACGGCTGTTCGCGCAAGAACTGGCTAGGAAAGGATGGTCGATCGTTGCGGTAGGGCGCACACGCTCTTCGTTGGAGGAAACCATTGCGTCACTGGAAAAATCGCTGAGTGACGGGTTCAACGAGGAAAACTCGACCGGACAAAACGAAACGAACACGCAAACCCAACAGCCCACCACCGGAGCACACCCCACCGGACAAAACGACGTGAACGCGCAAACCCGACAGCCCACCACCGGAACACACCCCACCGGACAAAACGACGTGAACGCGCAGGTCGAACCGGGCACCCCCGCCTCGCCCCACGAGGCCCACGCGCATCGGCATCTTGCCGTGACGTGCGATGTTGGGGATGAGGTTGGCGTCGAGAAAATGTTTGAAGAAGCAACCGCAACCTTCGGACGCCTAGATCTCCTGGTCAACAACGCCGGCGCCCCCGGCCCCACCGGTGAAATCGACACGATCAACATCGAGGACTTCGACCGGACCGTGCGCACCAACCTGCGCGGGGCGTTTCTGTGCACGCAGGGGGCGTTCGCGTGGATGAAGGCACACGGCGGCGGGCGAATCATCAACAACGGTTCGATCGCCGCGACTCGCCCGCGCCCGGCAGCCGCCACGTACGCGGCGACGAAAGCCGCGATCGCGAGCCTCACGGTCAGCACCAACCTCGACGGCCGCCCGTACGCGATTCGCGCCACGGAGCTGGACATCGGCAACGCTCGCACGGACCTTTTGGGAAGTTTTACGTCCTCTGAACCCATGTTCGACGCCACCCGCGCCGCCCAACTTCTCGCCTCCGTGGCGGACTTGCCGCTGGATGTGTGCGTGGATCAGGTGACGGTGACCGCGGCGGGGATGCCTTACTTGGGGCGGGGGTGA